GTATCCTCTGCACTTCATATTTGCCGGACTGTGTGCCGACGTGCTGAACGAAGAGTCGTTACATTGGCACGGACACAAGAGATTAACCCTGAAGTGCGCAAATATTTGAACCGGCTCTCGGACCTTTTCTTTACCATTGCGAGAACGGCTAATTTCCGTGAAGGTGTTGCTGATGTGGAATATGAACGCAGCGCGCATGTATTTAGAAGAAAATCATGAGCTATTACGAACCGCTTGTTTATATCGTTCCGCCGGAAGATGAAGGTATGCTGCTTAAGACGATTTTACAAAACCGGCTTATGGTATCGCGTAAGCTTTTATCCCGTTTGAAGCTGACAGAAGAAGGTATTACGGTGAACGGAGAAAGGAAATACATCAACGTAAAAGTTGCAGCCGGGGATCGTGTGGAGGTTCGGATGGAGAAAGAAGAATCGGACGATATTCTTCCTCAGGACCTGCCACTGAACATTCTGCATGAGGATGAGCATCTGCTTATCGTAGCCAAGGATGCGGGAATCATCGTCCATCCGACTCACGGGCATTACACGAATACAATTGCGAATGCCGTGGTACATCACTGGCGTGAGAGCGGCATAAGCTGCCGGTTCAGGCCCGTGCACCGGCTCGATCAGGAGACATCCGGCGTGCTTGCTATCGCCAAGACCCCTTACGTGCATCAACAAATTTCGGAGCAAATGATTCGCCACGAGGTGAAGAAGGAGTATATGGCTTTCGTTTGGGGGACGGTAGAGGGACCGCAAGGCACCATTAACGAGCCCATTGACCGCGATCCAGAGCAGCCTCATGTTCGCATGGTAAGGCCTGACGGATATCCGGCCGTTACTCATTTTGAGCTTGATCGGCAGTATGCGGAAGCCGCTCTGGTCAGGCTGCGGTTGGAAACCGGCCGAACACACCAAATTCGTGTGCATATGAAGCATCTGGGACACCCACTGCTCGGAGATAAGATGTACACGCTTCCTTGCTATGAAGAAAGCCCTGCTGTGCGTGAAATTGCCGGACTGCTCGAGAGACAGGCTTTGCATGCGTACAAACTCGGTTTTATCCATCCCGGCACCAGGGAATGGGTGGAGTACCAAGCGCCATTGCCAGCCGATTTGGCAGCCTTGCAGGCTAGGCTGCAGGAGAATTCCAAGTAAGCTTGAGAGCTGTGAAAACCACCTGAATTCTCAAATGGTCAGACTTTTGATAAAGGGAAATGGAGGGATCAGTAGTTTTCGGAGAAGCGTAGCGTGCGCCTTTGACAGTTTTGTTATCACCTTATAAGGTTCTTATTTCAATCGAATAACAAAATGTCAACAGCGCTCGGAGAAAATCTACTGAAGCTCGTAATGAACCCTACTTTATCAACAAATTAACCATCTGAATTCTCGGATGGTTTTTTGTTATGTAGGAGCTGTTTTCATAGCTTGACATTCAAGACGGTATAGCCCAAAATTTGAAGAAAACCAATTAAAAAACAGAGAAAAAAGGAGAATTTGCACGTGGAAGTGAAAGTGTTTGGTTACGATAAATGCGGAACCTGCCGCAACGCCATCAAATGGTTGAAAAACCATGAGGTTGATATCAAAGAGAATGTCCCATTATTTGATACCCCCCTTCGGCGGAGGAGCTTGCTGAGCTATGGAATCATAGCGGGCTGCCGATCAAAAAGTTTTTTAATACATCCGGTGAGGTGTATAAAGAGATGGGACTTAAGGATAAGCTTGCCAATATGAGCGAATCAGACATGCTGAAGCTGCTCTCTTCCAACGGTAGGCTGATCAAACGACCTATTGTGACGGACGGGTCTAAGGTAACGGTTGGTTATAAGGAAGAGGAATACGAGGCTGTATGGGGAAAGGGGTGACTGCATGACGCAGCATAAGAAGCCGAATCGAAAAAATCCGCTATGGATTTTCGGTGCGGTCGGCATGTTTCTTTTGTCCCAAGGGAAATTGCTGCTTTCCGCTTTAAAATTCGGTAAATTCGGCGGAGTTCTCATCAGCATGTTCATTAGTGT
This genomic window from Paenibacillus hexagrammi contains:
- a CDS encoding RluA family pseudouridine synthase, with protein sequence MSYYEPLVYIVPPEDEGMLLKTILQNRLMVSRKLLSRLKLTEEGITVNGERKYINVKVAAGDRVEVRMEKEESDDILPQDLPLNILHEDEHLLIVAKDAGIIVHPTHGHYTNTIANAVVHHWRESGISCRFRPVHRLDQETSGVLAIAKTPYVHQQISEQMIRHEVKKEYMAFVWGTVEGPQGTINEPIDRDPEQPHVRMVRPDGYPAVTHFELDRQYAEAALVRLRLETGRTHQIRVHMKHLGHPLLGDKMYTLPCYEESPAVREIAGLLERQALHAYKLGFIHPGTREWVEYQAPLPADLAALQARLQENSK